From the genome of Helicobacter pylori:
CCAAAATAAGCCAGAATGAACCACACCAAACAAGTTGGCTCATTGATTGGAAAGATGTTTCTAAGAATGAATTTAGCGTGGCTGAAGAAGTGAGCGTTAAAGGGCCAAACATGAAACGACCGGATATGGTGCTTTATGTTAATGGGATCGCTTTAGGGGTGCTAGAATTAAAAAATTCCAGCGTGAGCGTAGAAAGCGCTATCAGGCAAAATTTAGACAACCAAAAGAAAGAATTTATTAGAGATTTTTTTAAAACGATTCAATTGGTTATGGCGGGCAATGAAAGTCAAGGGCTGAGATATGGCGTCATAGAAACTGAAGAAAAATACTACCTTTCTTGGAAAGAAGAGGGCGTTCAAAAAAATTTGTTTGAGACGATTGAATGCTTTTTAAAAAAAGAAAGGTTTTTAGAATTTATCCATGATTTTTTGATTTTTGATAAGGGGCAAAAGAAATGCGCCAGATTCCATCAGTATTTTGCGGTTAAAAAAACGCAAGAATTTATCCACAAAAAAGAAGGGGGGATGATCTGGCACACGCAAGGCAGCGGTAAGAGCCTTACTATGGTGTGGCTTACTAAATGGCTAAGAAGCAATATCAAACAAGCAAGGATTTTAATCGTTACAGACAGGAGGGAATTAGACGCTCAAATTCAAGGCGTGTTTGAAGGAATAGGCGAGGCTATTTATCGCGCCGACAGCAAGAAGGATTTATTGAGCGTGCTGTTTGAAAATAAGGAATTTTTGATCGGATCGCTTGTGCATAAATTTGATGACAACGACTTAGAAGACTTAAAAAAGCAACCTGTTTTAAAAGAATGGATTGTTTTAGTGGATGAATGCCACAGAACCCAAAGCGGTAAATTGCACAACGCCATGAAAAGCCTGCTCCCTAATGCGATTTTTATCGCCTTTAGCGGCACGCCTTTGTTGAAACAAGATAAAAAGACAAGCCAAGAAGTGTTTGGGAATTATATCCATTGCTATAAATTTAATGAAGCCGTTAGCGATAAAGTGGTGTTAGATTTAAATTATGAAGCCAGGAGCGTGGATCAATATGTCAGTAGCCCCAAAAAGCTAGACGAATATTTTGAATTAAAAACCCAAAATTTGAATGATGCGGCTAAAACAGAGCTTAAAAAGAAATGGGCTAATTTGCAAAAAGTTTTTTCCACTAAAAACAGATTGGAACACATTGTGCAAGATATTGTATTGGATATGGCAAAACTCCCAAGATTAAGCAATGGAAAGGGGAATGCCATGCTGGTGGCTGAAAGCGTGTATAACGCATGCCGGTATTTTGAACTCTTTTTAGAAACAGAATTAAAGGATAAGGTGGCTGTGATCACAAGCTATGAACCCAATATCGCTGATCTTAAAGATTGCGGGAGCAATGAGAACGAAGAGAGTTACAAATACCGCGCTTATTGCAAAATGCTGCAAAACTTTTTTAATGAAAAAGATGAGAAAAAAGCCCTTAATAAAACCAAAGAGTTTGAAGAAGAAGTTAAAAAGCGTTTTATTAATGAGCCTGCTAGAATGAAGCTATTGATCGTGGTGGATAAGCTATTGACCGGTTTTGATGCGCCAAGCCTCACTTATTTATACATTGATAAGAAAATGCAAGATCATGGGCTTTTTCAAGCGGTGTGTAGGGTGAATAGACTGGATGGCGAAGATAAGGATTTTGGCTGTATCATAGATTATAGCGATTTGTTTGATAGCCTGCAAGAAGCACACAGCGATTACACTAACGGGGCGTTTGAAAACTATGAAAGAGAAGACATTCAAGGGCTTATCTCCAACAAAGCTCAAAAGATTAAGAAAAAATTAGAAGGGCTAGAGATCAATTGAGTTCGCTTTGTGAAAGCGTGAAAGAGCCAAAAGATGAAACGGGTTATATCGCTTATTTTTGTGGGAGCGATTTAGAAAAAAACGCTCAAAAAAGGCGGTTGTTTTACCAGCTTGTGGGCGTGTTTTTAAGAATGTTTGTGGAATTGAACCATTTAGAAAAGCCCATTTATTCTAAAGAAGAAATGCAAAAAATCAAACAAGAAGCAGAATTTTATAGGCATTTACAAAAGATGATTGGCTTAAATAGTGGGGATAGCGTGGATTTAAAAAGCTATAGCGAAGACATGCACAGGATCTTAGACGCTTACATTAAAGCCACGGACAGCAAGACGCTAATTAAAATAGAAGATCAAGGGCTGTGCGAAGTTTTAGCCCAAATGGATATTAATGATTTTAATAAGGAGCTGTCTGAAGTGTTTAAAAAGGAAAGCTCTATGGCAGAAAGCATCGCCAACAACACTAGAAAACGCATTATAGAAAAAGAAGCGAGCGATCCTAAGTATTACGAAAAGTTATCTTCGCTTTTAAACGATTTGATCAACCAGTTTAGAGAAAAGAAATTAACCTATTTAGAATACTTGCAACAAATCCACAATTTAGCCAAGCAAGTTATCCATAAAGAAGATAAAAATTACCCTGAAAAGATCAACACTAACGCTTTAAAAACCCTCTATGATAATTTAGATCAAAATGAAGCCTTAGCCCTAGAAATAGACGCATGCATAAGGGATAATAAAAAAGATGGTTGGGTGGGGCATAACCAAAAAGAAAAAAACCTTAAAATCGCTTTAAGAAAAATCATAAACGATGAGGGTTTGTTAGAAAATACCTTTAATTTAGCCAAACACATAGACGAGTATCATTAATGAACGCTTATTGTTTGACTTTAAATGATACCAACATCGTTATAGAAAAAAAGGATATTAAGCATTTACACATTAGCGTTTGTCCGCCTGATGGCTCTGTGCGTGTGTCTTGCCCCCTAGCCTTAAACGATGAGAGCCTCAGGCTTTCTTTGATTAAAAGACTCCCTTGGATAAAAGAACAGCAACAAAATTTTTTAAACCAAAACAGACAAAGCAAAAGAGGAATGCTAGAGAGAGAAAGCCATTATCTTTTTGGGAAACGCTATTTGTTAAAGATTGAACACACCACAAAAAAACACTTCGTCCTCCAAAGCCCTAAATATTTAATCTTGCATGTCCATCAAAAAACGAGTTTGGAAAAGCGCTTAAAAGTGTTAGAAAGCTATTACAGACAAGTCTTAAGAGAAAAAATACAAACCTACATCAACCAGTATGAAAAAATCTTAAACGAAAGCATACAAAGCTTTAAAATCCAAAAAATGAAACAGATATGGGGGAGTTGCAACATTGCTAAACGCACCTTGCTTTTTAATTTGGAACTGGCTAAAGCGCCTAGCGAGGGCATTGAATATGTGGTTTTGCATGAATTATTGCATTTAAAAACGCGCCACCATAACGAATATTTTAGGGATTTGCTGAGTTTGTATTTGCCTAATTGGCAAAGGGCTAAGGCCAGTCTCAAAGAAACTTATTTGGAGTATTCTTAAATGAAGATTCCATCATTGTTAATAAAACTGCTAAGCGGCTGATTTTAGCGACTCATCATAGAGCAGTAATCCCCCTCCTTTTTAAAGCCTTTAGAAAGTGTAGTTCAAATACGCTGTAACTGACCTTCCAGGTGCAGGTTGCAAGCCTGCAGGGCTAGAACCAATCCCTGTAAAATAATACTTCATGTTGAAGATATTATTGACTTGCAAACTTCCTGTAACTCTGTGTCTTCCGTTTTCCCAGAAAATTTGGCTCACTTGGATATTCCACACCCAATACCAAGGCAATAGCCCTTCATGTTGGGTCATACACCAAGCTTCGCATTGATAACCGCTATTGAGAACGCTTTCATAGTTGTTCCCCCCACTATAATATTGCATCCCATAATAGCCTCCTGCCGCGCTGTTGCTAATCCCGCTATAAGCGCGGCTATAAAAATAGCTAGAAATACCAATGGTGGTTTTATGCCAATTGTAACGAGCGTCAAGAATGAACTGGAAAGGGCTTACAAAAGGGAAATGCTTGTTATAGCTAGTCCCTTTTAGCACATCCCCATTCAAGTCTGTTAAAGGGCCATGGCTGGTTACACGAGTGTCAATGTAGTTGAAAGCGGCATGGAATTGCAACCCTCTAATAGGCCTATAATATAATTCCAACTCCACGCCTTGAGAATAGCCATTAATGGGGCGCACATTACCCTTCATAGGGCCGCTTGTATAGACTGAATACTGCCCGGTGGCAAAATCGCGTGCCCAAATCCTAAAATAGTCCGCATTGAAGCTAAACTTATCTTTATAGGTGTAGCGCGCTCCTGCTTCCACAGTGTCAAAGTGTTGGGTAAAATACTCCGCTCCTCCATAGCTCAAAACATCTAATTGAGGCGGGACAAAAGAGCGTTGGTAGTTAAAGTAGGTAAGCACATTGTGATCGCCTTGCACAGGGATAAAGCCAATGTTGGTTGAGGGCATCCAATTGTTCATGTGCTTGATTTTTCTTAAATCCTTCTCAGGGATTTGCGCCCAGTTAGCCGCATTTTCGTTGTTGTATTGCACAAAAGCGTAGCGCAAACCAGGCACGATGAAAAAGCGCCCATCCCAAGCTTCAATGCGATCGCTCAAATAAACTGCTGTGTAATTGTTGCGCCAGTTATTCCAGTTTCTATAGACGCCATGCTTGATGTGGGGTTGCCAACCGCTCATCACATTAGCGCCCTCACACAAGAATCCTGCCCCCTCACCGCTCGTTTTGGTGGGGCATTCATTGGTGTTTAAGTATTGGCGTTGTAAAAAAGTGGTGGTCATGAAACGCAAGCCCATGATAAAGGTTTGCCTGACTTTCCCGGTATTGACGATCAAACTCACTTTAGGCTCAAAAGCGTTGTTGATGGAGCGCACAGGGTTTTCTACTTCTGCCCAACCATTGTAGTTGGTGGCATAATAAGGCACAGCCAAGTTATACCCTGCCGGGAGTCCTGCCGCCCTACATGCCGCTTCGCTAAAACAAGTAACCGTGTTAGCGCTATTGTAGCTGGAGCTTACCTGAAAGTCCCTAGTCATCAACTGCCCATAGTAAGTGAAGCTGAAAGTCCCGCCCACTTTGTCTAAATCCCCGAAGCGGTTTTCATACACAGCCCCAAAGCGTTGTGAGCGCCCGCCTTTTTGGTTGATAGGGCGTAAATTAGCGAAGCGGTTTATTTTGTAATCTTGCTCGCTGAGCGATCCTGGTTGAGCGATAGCAAAATCGTAGTATTGGTAATAGGCTTTAATCCCGTTGTTTTCGTTGATGTCATAGACTCCATCTAGCCAATAGTTTGAAATACTAGAGGGGCTATTGTCCCTAAAGCCTTGTCCTCTAACCCAGTTAGCTTGTGCTTGGATACCCACATGCTTATTGATCATCCCTCCACTCCTCACATAAGTGTTATAGAGGAGATTATTGCCTAAAGACTTGATGAAAGAAGGATCGCCGGTTTTATCAGGGGGAGCGGCAAACCCGGCGTTTCTAGCCTTAGCCCAATAAGTGATCCTTTCAGCCGCTTGGTTTTCCCATTGAGTAGGGATAGGCTTAGTGATGATATTGACAATACCCCCATAAGTGTTAGGTCCGTATTGCACGCTGCCCCCGCCTTTGATCACATCAATGCGATCAATGGCTTGAAAGGTAACGGGGAAAATGTCTAGCTCAATGTGAGCGTAGGGGGCCATATAAACAGGAATACCATTAACTAACATAAGCGTCGCATCGCTATGCCCTGAACCCCCAGCCCCAAAGCCACGGATTTGGATAGTAGGCATAGCCCCTACACCTGTCGCATTCCTAATTTGCAGACCTGGGACATTCTGTAAAGCTTCTTCAATGCTTTGGTTAGCTTGTTGGGTGAGCGCTTTATTAGAGATCACCGTGCGGCTTCCTGTGTATTTTTTCACTTCTTCATCTTGCCAACTTTTAGGCGCGGTAATCCCGCTATAACCCAAATTGACTTGCCCAGAATAATCAGATTTATCCTTTTTCCCGGCAGTAGAAACCTTGCCTAAAGTGTAGTCTTTATCTTTAGCGAACAAAGACTCTTGGCAAATTAAGCTGGCAGTTAAAGCCAACAGAACTTTTTTATGCAACGCAAACTCCTTATGTTTCGAGATTAAAAAATGGTTTAAATTTTTTAAGTAAAATCACGCTAATGAGAATGCAAGTATTAGGTAATAAAAACAAAAAAAACTTAATAAGAATTTTACATTAATCTCCCATGAAAATCTTTTTTTTTTTTTTGATTTTGCTGATTTTGCTCAATCTCTAGTGAAAAATTCCCATTTTGACACACAACGAGCCTATATGCGCTCTCAAAACACACAAAACATTCTTTGACGCTAAAAGCGGGTTAACTTTTTATCGTTGTGTTTGAAAAGCGATCAGCGACTCATTGTAAAAGATGGCTTCTTGTCTTTAATTTTACAGCTATTAATGATGAGATCTAAGATCTCTAAAACCTGCTTTTCTTCTTCGTCGGTGTGTTTTGCACTCACCGTGGGGTTGTATTCGGTTACTTCAACGGCTCTTAATCTGTCTTTAAAACTTTCTAAAAGCAAGCCCAGTAATTGCTTTAACTCATCAAAGCTCAGCCCGTTGTTTTCACGCACGCCAGTAGAAGTGAAAAGCTTGCCATCCATAATGTCTAAATCCAAACTGAGATAAATAATATCCACCGCTTTTAATAATTCTTTGGTTTTTTGAACCACTTCTTGCATGTTTTCTCTTATCGCTTCCACGCTAAATAAAGGGATTTGCAATTCCTTAATCACATCTCTCTCGCTCTGTTCGGTGCTTCTTACCCCAAAATACACCAAACATTTAGGATCAATTTCTAACCCTCCCTTTTCTAACCCCAAAGAGCAGAGCTTTTGCCATGCCTTCTCTTCGCTCTCACTCATGCGATTGAACCCGCTACGGACACGATTTAAAACCATGCCCAAAGGCATGCCGTGGATATGCTTTGAATCGCTGTCATAAGCCGTATGAATATCCGCATGCGCGTCTAAATACAAAATCCCTATTTTTTTGTCCTTATGAACGCTCCTAAAGGCTTGGAAAATCCCAAACATGTTCGCATGCTCTGAGCTTAAAATCAAAGGAAATTCTTTTTTCTCAAACACTTCTCGCATGCAAGGGATCAAATTTTCTTTACAAAAAAGGTAGTAATCTTCAAAATTCTTAGCGTATCTAAACTCTTTATAAAGCACGCACCGCTCTTGAATGATTGTTTGCATGCCTTTAATCACATCGCCGTGCGTTGTGCTTAAGGCTTCTCTCAAACGCCTAACCCCTTTATCGGTGCCTCTTTTTGACGCTCCTAATTCCGCTTCCAATCCTATTAAAATCATTTTATAACTCCTTTAAATTCCTTTTTCTTGCTGATAGCCCCATTTGTCTTTACTCAAATAATACGCCCCATAGC
Proteins encoded in this window:
- a CDS encoding SprT family zinc-dependent metalloprotease; its protein translation is MNAYCLTLNDTNIVIEKKDIKHLHISVCPPDGSVRVSCPLALNDESLRLSLIKRLPWIKEQQQNFLNQNRQSKRGMLERESHYLFGKRYLLKIEHTTKKHFVLQSPKYLILHVHQKTSLEKRLKVLESYYRQVLREKIQTYINQYEKILNESIQSFKIQKMKQIWGSCNIAKRTLLFNLELAKAPSEGIEYVVLHELLHLKTRHHNEYFRDLLSLYLPNWQRAKASLKETYLEYS
- the rocF gene encoding arginase, with translation MILIGLEAELGASKRGTDKGVRRLREALSTTHGDVIKGMQTIIQERCVLYKEFRYAKNFEDYYLFCKENLIPCMREVFEKKEFPLILSSEHANMFGIFQAFRSVHKDKKIGILYLDAHADIHTAYDSDSKHIHGMPLGMVLNRVRSGFNRMSESEEKAWQKLCSLGLEKGGLEIDPKCLVYFGVRSTEQSERDVIKELQIPLFSVEAIRENMQEVVQKTKELLKAVDIIYLSLDLDIMDGKLFTSTGVRENNGLSFDELKQLLGLLLESFKDRLRAVEVTEYNPTVSAKHTDEEEKQVLEILDLIINSCKIKDKKPSFTMSR
- a CDS encoding TonB-dependent receptor family protein gives rise to the protein MHKKVLLALTASLICQESLFAKDKDYTLGKVSTAGKKDKSDYSGQVNLGYSGITAPKSWQDEEVKKYTGSRTVISNKALTQQANQSIEEALQNVPGLQIRNATGVGAMPTIQIRGFGAGGSGHSDATLMLVNGIPVYMAPYAHIELDIFPVTFQAIDRIDVIKGGGSVQYGPNTYGGIVNIITKPIPTQWENQAAERITYWAKARNAGFAAPPDKTGDPSFIKSLGNNLLYNTYVRSGGMINKHVGIQAQANWVRGQGFRDNSPSSISNYWLDGVYDINENNGIKAYYQYYDFAIAQPGSLSEQDYKINRFANLRPINQKGGRSQRFGAVYENRFGDLDKVGGTFSFTYYGQLMTRDFQVSSSYNSANTVTCFSEAACRAAGLPAGYNLAVPYYATNYNGWAEVENPVRSINNAFEPKVSLIVNTGKVRQTFIMGLRFMTTTFLQRQYLNTNECPTKTSGEGAGFLCEGANVMSGWQPHIKHGVYRNWNNWRNNYTAVYLSDRIEAWDGRFFIVPGLRYAFVQYNNENAANWAQIPEKDLRKIKHMNNWMPSTNIGFIPVQGDHNVLTYFNYQRSFVPPQLDVLSYGGAEYFTQHFDTVEAGARYTYKDKFSFNADYFRIWARDFATGQYSVYTSGPMKGNVRPINGYSQGVELELYYRPIRGLQFHAAFNYIDTRVTSHGPLTDLNGDVLKGTSYNKHFPFVSPFQFILDARYNWHKTTIGISSYFYSRAYSGISNSAAGGYYGMQYYSGGNNYESVLNSGYQCEAWCMTQHEGLLPWYWVWNIQVSQIFWENGRHRVTGSLQVNNIFNMKYYFTGIGSSPAGLQPAPGRSVTAYLNYTF